Within Raineyella sp. W15-4, the genomic segment ATCGGCGTACGCGGCGGCGACGGCCACCGATGCCGCGTACAGCACCATCCTCGATGCGGCGACTCCGGGCGAGGGTGACAAGCCGGTGCGACAGACGGCGGACACCTACCGGGAACACCTCACGCGGGTCTTCGTACTGGATCCGGTCGAGGCATGGATCCCTGCGTTCGCCCCGCTCAAGCGGCTGACGCGGGCGCCCAAACATCACCTGGTCGATCCGGCTCTGGCCGCACGGCTGGTGGGAGTGGGCAAGGCCGGTCTGCTGCGTGGCCAGGGGTGGCCGTTCACCGTGAGCACCGGCACCTGGCTGGGGGCGCTGTTCGAATCCCTGGTCGCCCAGTCGGTCCGGGTGTACGCCCAGACGGCCGAGGCCAGAGTCGGGCACCTGCGGACCAAGAACACCGAGCACGAGATCGATCTGGTGGTGGAAGGTGCCGATCGATCCGTCGTGGCGATCGAGGTGAAGCTCTCCGACGCGGTCACCTCCGCCGACGTGGTGCACCTGAACTGGCTCGCGGAGCAACTGGGGGAGCGGCTGGTGGATCGCCTCGTGGTGTACACGGGTGGCCTGGCCTATCGCCGGACCGATGGCGTCGGGGTCGTCCCCCTGGCATTGCTGGGTCCGTGACCGGGATCTGACAGCGCTCGGTCCGTGACCGGTGTTCAGAGGCGTGGGGGACGGCCTCGGCTTCGTGCTGCATCGGCGGAGGTGCGGAGGTGCGAGGTCGCGGGCCCGCAGGCCGGGCCAGCCGCGCACCCGTCGGGCGAGGTCGGTGCGCAGCCCGGACACCCCGTACCGGGCGCCGAGCAGGGCCCGGCGATCGCTGTGACCGTGTCGGTGGCTCCGGGAACACCACGGACCCCGAGTCAAAGACCTCATGGTCCTCACCACAGGACCCCACGCCTACCGACGATCCGACGGGATCGCCGTGGTCCCCCTCGGACTCCTCGGCCCCTGACACTCCCAGCGCGGCCGCAGTCGCCGAGCCGCGGCGGCGCGCTCGGCTTCGCTGCAGTCAGGCTTCTGGGCTCCGGTCGGACGTGCCCGGGCCGGCGGCCGCTGCCCGTGGTGACGTCTCACGGCCACTGCCAGGGCAGCCCAGCCCGGTCGAACTCCTGCTGCAGGCGTGGTCGTCGCCGGTGGGTGGTGTGGAGTTCGGCGATGAGCTGGTCCACCTCGGCCACTTGGTCGGCCTTTCGGCCGGACGTCAGGCGGTTCTTGTTGCCGTCACTGATGGGAACGGGCAGCTCTCATTAGTATCCTTAGTGGGAAAATGCGCCTACGCTGATCCCATCAGGAGGTGAGATGCAGGAGCCAGCCGAACACCAGACCCCGACGTCGGCCGTCGCGCCCACGTCCTGGCCATCCCTCCAGTACGGTCAGGCCGACTGGGACCGACCGGATCCTGCGGCAAGCCGCCGCCAGCGGGCGGCCAACCAAGGCACCTTCCACTATGCCGTCGTCCCGCACATCGCCACCCTGGAGCCAGCGGTCGGCCCTGAGACGCTGTCCGATGCCGATGATGCGGTGGCGAGGCTGCAGGCCTTCGACAAGGACTCCCTGGGCTGGGGAGTGCCCTTCTCCTCGGTGCTGCTGCGCAGCGAATCAGCTGCCAGCTCCCAGATCGAGCACCTGACCGCGAACGCACGCCGGATCGCCTTGGCCGCACTGGGTGACTCCAGCCGCCCGAACGCGACGATGATCGCCCGCAACACCGCGGCACTGCGCGCGGCCGTCGACCTGGCCGATCGCATCAGCGCCACCACCATCCTTGCCATGCACGAGCGGTTGGATGGTGGCGACGATCCCGACAACGCCGGACGCTTCCGTCGGGAATGGGTGTGGATCGGCGGCCAGTCGCCGGTCACCGCTGCCCACGTCGGTGTCCACCCGGCCGCCGTGGAGAGCGATATCGCCGATCTGGTCGGCTTCATCCGGCGCGACGACATCCAGCCCTTGGTTCAGGCAGCGATCGCGCATGCCCAGTTCGAGACGATTCACCCGTTCACCGACGGCAACGGC encodes:
- a CDS encoding Fic family protein, which codes for MQEPAEHQTPTSAVAPTSWPSLQYGQADWDRPDPAASRRQRAANQGTFHYAVVPHIATLEPAVGPETLSDADDAVARLQAFDKDSLGWGVPFSSVLLRSESAASSQIEHLTANARRIALAALGDSSRPNATMIARNTAALRAAVDLADRISATTILAMHERLDGGDDPDNAGRFRREWVWIGGQSPVTAAHVGVHPAAVESDIADLVGFIRRDDIQPLVQAAIAHAQFETIHPFTDGNGRTGRALVSAILRRRAVTKHMSVPISFGLLVDTEEYFAALTASRKGDLAPIVERFAHAARRAVDNAVVLREDVQAVRDAVIGTAQRRTANLLTIAELCASEPAFTAQMVTDRGISASSAYRILDRLVEAGIIRQEKPIRGSTVWTVPGLTEALDRFAARVGRRTLGGR